The following coding sequences are from one Capsicum annuum cultivar UCD-10X-F1 chromosome 3, UCD10Xv1.1, whole genome shotgun sequence window:
- the LOC107863722 gene encoding small G protein signaling modulator 1 isoform X2 yields the protein MSFDGAESPWKCGKVGTVNLQKVSSIVRDIGDPCLHQSSIKMSKMLKPDRWQAIFEKDGKVHGFRKVLKLIILGGVDPAIRPEVWEFLLGCYALGSSAEYRKQLRTARRERYRDLIKQCQAMHSSVGTGSLAYVVGSKVMDMRTSSKDDCGREADVKSSQASDVNTDNVYSYSDFDNNCIDAPHVHQGESSSDSGDLISARGSTDEAALDSFFSVPTSGPYDRRSTEIGGEACQSESVNENYFDFPALPVSDLFGKSIKNKKGHRSYGKRVLARRKLKYGNDKMHSFRINNNADLVVEANVSSSYGVSHSLNSEIERAHPTGPDSVSWSGKFQERDTETSSRLRISDAPYTPNMNARTPPRGGLSDERVSEWLWTLHQIVVDVVRTDSHLEFYEDRKNLARMSDILAVYAWVDPATGYCQGMSDLLSPFVVLFEDNADAFWCFEMLLRRMRENFQMEGPTGVMKQLQALWHIVELTDREMFSHLSSIGAESLHFAFRMLLVLFRRELSFNEMMWAADFDESIAFHLEENCPEILVIQIPKEPEAESGEEIVENNNSDSKDDSPSKHGSGERTVSENNGMKLSLAHPFCGLTRNFWSKSNGMHSVNMVSSTRSTVDELPVFCVAAILVMNHQKIIKQTHSIDDLIKIFNDNMLKIRVKRCVRTAIKLRRKYFYKLIKGRNPATQTGD from the exons ATGTCTTTTGATGGGGCTGAAAGTCCATGGAAATGTGGAAAAGTGGGTACTGTGAATTTACAGAAAGTGAGTTCCATTGTTCGGGACATTGGGGATCCTTGTCTTCATCAGTCATCAATAAAG ATGAGCAAAATGCTTAAGCCTGACAGGTGGCAGGCAATCTTTGAAAAGGATGGGAAAGTACACGGTTTTAGGAAAGTGCTGAAATTGATCATATTGGGG GGTGTGGATCCAGCCATAAGGCCAGAAGTTTGGGAATTTCTCTTGGGCTGTTATGCTTTGGGAAGCTCTGCTGAGTACCGAAAGCAGCTGAGGACTGCTAGAAG GGAACGTTACAGAGACCTCATAAAGCAGTGCCAAGCAATGCATTCCAGTGTAGGAACTGGTTCCCTTGCTTATGTTGTTGGGTCTAAGGTCATGGACATGAGAACAAGTTCCAAAGATGACTGCGGAAGAGAAGCTGATGTCAAGAGCAGTCAAGCTTCTGATGTTAATACTGACAATGTATACAGTTACAGTGATTTTGATAATAATTGTATAGACGCACCACATGTACATCAAGGGGAAAGCTCTAGTGATTCTGGTGATCTTATAAGTGCGCGGGGAAGCACAGATGAGGCAGCATTGGACTCTTTCTTTTCTGTGCCTACTTCGGGTCCATACGATCGCCGATCTACCGAAATTGGGGGTGAAGCATGTCAATCAGAATCTGTAAATGAGAATTATTTTGATTTTCCTGCTTTACCTGTTTCAGACTTATTTGGAAAGAGTATCAAAAATAAGAAGGGTCATAGGTCATATGGTAAGAGAGTTTTAGCAAGGCGTAAATTGAAATATGGAAATGACAAGATGCACAGTTTCAGAATAAATAATAATGCAGATCTAGTTGTAGAAGCAAATGTTTCCTCATCATATGGAGTGTCTCATTCCCTGAACTCTGAAATTGAGAGGGCCCATCCTACTGGGCCGGATTCAGTGTCATGGTCTGGAAAATTCCAGGAACGTGATACAGAGACTTCTAGCAGACTCAGAATATCTGACGCACCCTACACTCCAAATATGAATGCGAGAACACCTCCAAGAGGTGGTCTCAGTGATGAAAGAGTGTCGGAATGGCTCTGGACATTACATCAGATAG TTGTTGATGTAGTCAGAACAGATAGCCATCTTGAATTCTATGAGGATAGAAAAAATTTGGCTAGAATGTCAGATATCCTCGCTGTTTATGCATGGGTTGATCCGGCAACAGGATATTGCCAAG gaATGAGTGATCTCTTGTCTCCTTTTGTTGTTCTGTTTGAGGATAATGCTGATGCATTCTGGTGCTTTGAGATGCTTCTACGGAGAATG CGTGAGAACTTTCAGATGGAAGGGCCAACTGGTGTCATGAAGCAATTGCAAGCTCTATGGCATATTGTGGAACTTACGGATCGAGAAATGTTTTCTCATTTATCAAGCATTGGTGCTGAAAGCCTTCACTTCGCCTTCCGGATGCTGTTGGTGCTCTTCCGCCGAGAATTATCTTTTAACGAG ATGATGTGGGCTGCAGACTTTGATGAATCAATTGCTTTTCATCTAGAGGAGAACTGCCCTGAAATATTGGTCATTCAGATTCCGAAGGAACCTGAGGCAGAATCAGGAGAAGAAATTGTTGAGAATAACAATAGTGATTCAAAGGATGACTCACCTTCTAAACATGGAAGTGGAGAGCGTACTGTCTCTGAAAACAACGGGATGAAGCTTTCCTTAGCTCATCCATTTTGTGGCCTGACAAGGAATTTTTGGTCCAAAAGTAATGGCATGCACAGTGTTAATATGGTCTCATCAACAAGGAGTACTGTTGATGAATTACCAGTTTTTTGTGTAGCAGCTATTCTTGTCATGAACCATCAGAAGATCATTAAACAAACTCACTCAATTGATGATCTGATAAAG ATATTCAACGACAATATGTTAAAGATTCGGGTCAAGAGGTGTGTACGGACTGCCATCAAACTGCGGAGGAAGTACTTCTACAAG CTGATTAAAGGTAGAAATCCAGCAACCCAAACTGGTGACTGA
- the LOC107863722 gene encoding small G protein signaling modulator 1 isoform X1 codes for MSFDGAESPWKCGKVGTVNLQKVSSIVRDIGDPCLHQSSIKMSKMLKPDRWQAIFEKDGKVHGFRKVLKLIILGGVDPAIRPEVWEFLLGCYALGSSAEYRKQLRTARRERYRDLIKQCQAMHSSVGTGSLAYVVGSKVMDMRTSSKDDCGREADVKSSQASDVNTDNVYSYSDFDNNCIDAPHVHQGESSSDSGDLISARGSTDEAALDSFFSVPTSGPYDRRSTEIGGEACQSESVNENYFDFPALPVSDLFGKSIKNKKGHRSYGKRVLARRKLKYGNDKMHSFRINNNADLVVEANVSSSYGVSHSLNSEIERAHPTGPDSVSWSGKFQERDTETSSRLRISDAPYTPNMNARTPPRGGLSDERVSEWLWTLHQIVVDVVRTDSHLEFYEDRKNLARMSDILAVYAWVDPATGYCQGMSDLLSPFVVLFEDNADAFWCFEMLLRRMRENFQMEGPTGVMKQLQALWHIVELTDREMFSHLSSIGAESLHFAFRMLLVLFRRELSFNEVLCMWEMMWAADFDESIAFHLEENCPEILVIQIPKEPEAESGEEIVENNNSDSKDDSPSKHGSGERTVSENNGMKLSLAHPFCGLTRNFWSKSNGMHSVNMVSSTRSTVDELPVFCVAAILVMNHQKIIKQTHSIDDLIKIFNDNMLKIRVKRCVRTAIKLRRKYFYKLIKGRNPATQTGD; via the exons ATGTCTTTTGATGGGGCTGAAAGTCCATGGAAATGTGGAAAAGTGGGTACTGTGAATTTACAGAAAGTGAGTTCCATTGTTCGGGACATTGGGGATCCTTGTCTTCATCAGTCATCAATAAAG ATGAGCAAAATGCTTAAGCCTGACAGGTGGCAGGCAATCTTTGAAAAGGATGGGAAAGTACACGGTTTTAGGAAAGTGCTGAAATTGATCATATTGGGG GGTGTGGATCCAGCCATAAGGCCAGAAGTTTGGGAATTTCTCTTGGGCTGTTATGCTTTGGGAAGCTCTGCTGAGTACCGAAAGCAGCTGAGGACTGCTAGAAG GGAACGTTACAGAGACCTCATAAAGCAGTGCCAAGCAATGCATTCCAGTGTAGGAACTGGTTCCCTTGCTTATGTTGTTGGGTCTAAGGTCATGGACATGAGAACAAGTTCCAAAGATGACTGCGGAAGAGAAGCTGATGTCAAGAGCAGTCAAGCTTCTGATGTTAATACTGACAATGTATACAGTTACAGTGATTTTGATAATAATTGTATAGACGCACCACATGTACATCAAGGGGAAAGCTCTAGTGATTCTGGTGATCTTATAAGTGCGCGGGGAAGCACAGATGAGGCAGCATTGGACTCTTTCTTTTCTGTGCCTACTTCGGGTCCATACGATCGCCGATCTACCGAAATTGGGGGTGAAGCATGTCAATCAGAATCTGTAAATGAGAATTATTTTGATTTTCCTGCTTTACCTGTTTCAGACTTATTTGGAAAGAGTATCAAAAATAAGAAGGGTCATAGGTCATATGGTAAGAGAGTTTTAGCAAGGCGTAAATTGAAATATGGAAATGACAAGATGCACAGTTTCAGAATAAATAATAATGCAGATCTAGTTGTAGAAGCAAATGTTTCCTCATCATATGGAGTGTCTCATTCCCTGAACTCTGAAATTGAGAGGGCCCATCCTACTGGGCCGGATTCAGTGTCATGGTCTGGAAAATTCCAGGAACGTGATACAGAGACTTCTAGCAGACTCAGAATATCTGACGCACCCTACACTCCAAATATGAATGCGAGAACACCTCCAAGAGGTGGTCTCAGTGATGAAAGAGTGTCGGAATGGCTCTGGACATTACATCAGATAG TTGTTGATGTAGTCAGAACAGATAGCCATCTTGAATTCTATGAGGATAGAAAAAATTTGGCTAGAATGTCAGATATCCTCGCTGTTTATGCATGGGTTGATCCGGCAACAGGATATTGCCAAG gaATGAGTGATCTCTTGTCTCCTTTTGTTGTTCTGTTTGAGGATAATGCTGATGCATTCTGGTGCTTTGAGATGCTTCTACGGAGAATG CGTGAGAACTTTCAGATGGAAGGGCCAACTGGTGTCATGAAGCAATTGCAAGCTCTATGGCATATTGTGGAACTTACGGATCGAGAAATGTTTTCTCATTTATCAAGCATTGGTGCTGAAAGCCTTCACTTCGCCTTCCGGATGCTGTTGGTGCTCTTCCGCCGAGAATTATCTTTTAACGAGGTTCTTTGTATGTGGGAG ATGATGTGGGCTGCAGACTTTGATGAATCAATTGCTTTTCATCTAGAGGAGAACTGCCCTGAAATATTGGTCATTCAGATTCCGAAGGAACCTGAGGCAGAATCAGGAGAAGAAATTGTTGAGAATAACAATAGTGATTCAAAGGATGACTCACCTTCTAAACATGGAAGTGGAGAGCGTACTGTCTCTGAAAACAACGGGATGAAGCTTTCCTTAGCTCATCCATTTTGTGGCCTGACAAGGAATTTTTGGTCCAAAAGTAATGGCATGCACAGTGTTAATATGGTCTCATCAACAAGGAGTACTGTTGATGAATTACCAGTTTTTTGTGTAGCAGCTATTCTTGTCATGAACCATCAGAAGATCATTAAACAAACTCACTCAATTGATGATCTGATAAAG ATATTCAACGACAATATGTTAAAGATTCGGGTCAAGAGGTGTGTACGGACTGCCATCAAACTGCGGAGGAAGTACTTCTACAAG CTGATTAAAGGTAGAAATCCAGCAACCCAAACTGGTGACTGA
- the LOC107863722 gene encoding uncharacterized protein LOC107863722 isoform X3, which translates to MHSSVGTGSLAYVVGSKVMDMRTSSKDDCGREADVKSSQASDVNTDNVYSYSDFDNNCIDAPHVHQGESSSDSGDLISARGSTDEAALDSFFSVPTSGPYDRRSTEIGGEACQSESVNENYFDFPALPVSDLFGKSIKNKKGHRSYGKRVLARRKLKYGNDKMHSFRINNNADLVVEANVSSSYGVSHSLNSEIERAHPTGPDSVSWSGKFQERDTETSSRLRISDAPYTPNMNARTPPRGGLSDERVSEWLWTLHQIVVDVVRTDSHLEFYEDRKNLARMSDILAVYAWVDPATGYCQGMSDLLSPFVVLFEDNADAFWCFEMLLRRMRENFQMEGPTGVMKQLQALWHIVELTDREMFSHLSSIGAESLHFAFRMLLVLFRRELSFNEVLCMWEMMWAADFDESIAFHLEENCPEILVIQIPKEPEAESGEEIVENNNSDSKDDSPSKHGSGERTVSENNGMKLSLAHPFCGLTRNFWSKSNGMHSVNMVSSTRSTVDELPVFCVAAILVMNHQKIIKQTHSIDDLIKIFNDNMLKIRVKRCVRTAIKLRRKYFYKLIKGRNPATQTGD; encoded by the exons ATGCATTCCAGTGTAGGAACTGGTTCCCTTGCTTATGTTGTTGGGTCTAAGGTCATGGACATGAGAACAAGTTCCAAAGATGACTGCGGAAGAGAAGCTGATGTCAAGAGCAGTCAAGCTTCTGATGTTAATACTGACAATGTATACAGTTACAGTGATTTTGATAATAATTGTATAGACGCACCACATGTACATCAAGGGGAAAGCTCTAGTGATTCTGGTGATCTTATAAGTGCGCGGGGAAGCACAGATGAGGCAGCATTGGACTCTTTCTTTTCTGTGCCTACTTCGGGTCCATACGATCGCCGATCTACCGAAATTGGGGGTGAAGCATGTCAATCAGAATCTGTAAATGAGAATTATTTTGATTTTCCTGCTTTACCTGTTTCAGACTTATTTGGAAAGAGTATCAAAAATAAGAAGGGTCATAGGTCATATGGTAAGAGAGTTTTAGCAAGGCGTAAATTGAAATATGGAAATGACAAGATGCACAGTTTCAGAATAAATAATAATGCAGATCTAGTTGTAGAAGCAAATGTTTCCTCATCATATGGAGTGTCTCATTCCCTGAACTCTGAAATTGAGAGGGCCCATCCTACTGGGCCGGATTCAGTGTCATGGTCTGGAAAATTCCAGGAACGTGATACAGAGACTTCTAGCAGACTCAGAATATCTGACGCACCCTACACTCCAAATATGAATGCGAGAACACCTCCAAGAGGTGGTCTCAGTGATGAAAGAGTGTCGGAATGGCTCTGGACATTACATCAGATAG TTGTTGATGTAGTCAGAACAGATAGCCATCTTGAATTCTATGAGGATAGAAAAAATTTGGCTAGAATGTCAGATATCCTCGCTGTTTATGCATGGGTTGATCCGGCAACAGGATATTGCCAAG gaATGAGTGATCTCTTGTCTCCTTTTGTTGTTCTGTTTGAGGATAATGCTGATGCATTCTGGTGCTTTGAGATGCTTCTACGGAGAATG CGTGAGAACTTTCAGATGGAAGGGCCAACTGGTGTCATGAAGCAATTGCAAGCTCTATGGCATATTGTGGAACTTACGGATCGAGAAATGTTTTCTCATTTATCAAGCATTGGTGCTGAAAGCCTTCACTTCGCCTTCCGGATGCTGTTGGTGCTCTTCCGCCGAGAATTATCTTTTAACGAGGTTCTTTGTATGTGGGAG ATGATGTGGGCTGCAGACTTTGATGAATCAATTGCTTTTCATCTAGAGGAGAACTGCCCTGAAATATTGGTCATTCAGATTCCGAAGGAACCTGAGGCAGAATCAGGAGAAGAAATTGTTGAGAATAACAATAGTGATTCAAAGGATGACTCACCTTCTAAACATGGAAGTGGAGAGCGTACTGTCTCTGAAAACAACGGGATGAAGCTTTCCTTAGCTCATCCATTTTGTGGCCTGACAAGGAATTTTTGGTCCAAAAGTAATGGCATGCACAGTGTTAATATGGTCTCATCAACAAGGAGTACTGTTGATGAATTACCAGTTTTTTGTGTAGCAGCTATTCTTGTCATGAACCATCAGAAGATCATTAAACAAACTCACTCAATTGATGATCTGATAAAG ATATTCAACGACAATATGTTAAAGATTCGGGTCAAGAGGTGTGTACGGACTGCCATCAAACTGCGGAGGAAGTACTTCTACAAG CTGATTAAAGGTAGAAATCCAGCAACCCAAACTGGTGACTGA